GATCACCCAGCTTTACTGCCGGCCAGCGCCTGAGGATTTCGCGCCGGCGGGGCTACCGACTGTTTCTCCAAAATTACATTTCCAATCACCAGCACATCCATTTTCGTTCGTTCAAAACAATTCAACGCCTCTTCCGGGCGGCAAACAATCGGCTCATTGTCATTGAATGATGTGTTCAAGAGGACAGGCACCCCCGTGTTGTCGCCGAAGGCACGAAGAAGGCGCCAAAAGAGCGGATGCGAAGTGCGGCTTACCGTTTGAAGACGTGCCGTGCCATCCGCATGAGTGACTGCAGGAATGACCGCCCGTTTTGATTGGCGGACTGGCAATGCGAATGTCATGAACGGCGAGGGATGAGTACGTTCGAAAAATTCTCCGGCGGATTCTTCAAGAATGGACGG
The genomic region above belongs to Candidatus Acidiferrales bacterium and contains:
- a CDS encoding carbamoyltransferase C-terminal domain-containing protein; this encodes PSILEESAGEFFERTHPSPFMTFALPVRQSKRAVIPAVTHADGTARLQTVSRTSHPLFWRLLRAFGDNTGVPVLLNTSFNDNEPIVCRPEEALNCFERTKMDVLVIGNVILEKQSVAPPARNPQALAGSKAG